Proteins found in one Brevibacillus brevis genomic segment:
- a CDS encoding serine hydrolase domain-containing protein, with product MTLLALRNWFAVLLVSCLMLIQPLSVVNARSPLTALSIEQVVDPVMKNEMNNLHIPGAAIVITQGDRIIFEKGYGFADVEQQIPVDPERTVFRIGSVTKSFTATAAMQLVEKGKLSLREDLNTVLKDYKITNNRYGPITLHHLLTHTAGIDEKIYKRDNRQSVIPEFSTETVNETLQMQETIFTPGSKFQYSNAGTGLLGSVVEQASGQSLHDYMRENIFRPLGMDSAELYLPEDRSKLAKSYYYDGNGYQTIPYSGIIFPGSGAANMTPVDFAPYMISHLSGGSYNGTSLLKPETVQLMHAQQFAAHKRMYGIGYGFFKGETKNGIPTLWANGGIDGFISKMVLLPSESIGIFVTVNATHPGLELHSNVVNAFADKLLTEQVRKPLTPVDGTIDEMKKLEGQYLLTLTPENGWGKGLRLLSSYPYTVKALDGQTISVTGLFQNEGQQSLEKKFVQVDEHFFQEIDGEEQLYFHEEQGKFYMTGPMNFSLPRISFIESPPVLLALYVIPGTMFILLSLVWIARFGLRKWRKQSHAISKIVPIMALLHSLFFIIQFTYANAELVYGYPAFYQVVVASLPIVSLAAAAYLLLRIGTAKERDRWKVANSAAALLSILYTGYLFYWNFLSIHYS from the coding sequence ATGACATTATTAGCTCTACGAAATTGGTTTGCCGTTCTGCTCGTATCCTGCCTCATGCTGATACAGCCCCTATCTGTGGTCAATGCTCGCTCCCCTCTTACCGCTCTTTCCATCGAACAAGTAGTTGATCCCGTCATGAAAAATGAAATGAACAACTTGCATATCCCGGGCGCAGCCATTGTCATTACCCAGGGAGATCGCATCATTTTTGAAAAAGGCTATGGTTTTGCCGACGTCGAACAGCAAATCCCCGTTGATCCTGAGCGTACGGTGTTTCGAATCGGTTCCGTGACCAAGTCGTTTACTGCTACTGCAGCGATGCAGCTCGTGGAAAAAGGCAAGCTTTCCTTACGTGAAGATTTGAATACCGTCCTAAAAGACTACAAAATTACCAATAATCGTTACGGCCCGATCACACTCCACCACCTGCTCACACATACAGCTGGCATAGATGAAAAGATTTATAAAAGAGATAACCGCCAGAGTGTGATACCGGAATTCTCGACCGAAACCGTAAATGAAACGCTTCAGATGCAAGAGACGATTTTCACGCCAGGCAGCAAATTTCAATACAGCAATGCGGGCACCGGATTGTTAGGAAGTGTAGTCGAACAAGCTTCCGGTCAATCTTTGCATGACTATATGCGGGAGAATATCTTCCGCCCGCTAGGTATGGATTCCGCCGAATTGTATCTCCCAGAGGACAGGAGCAAGCTGGCTAAAAGCTATTATTACGACGGAAACGGCTATCAAACGATTCCTTACTCGGGGATTATTTTCCCAGGGAGTGGTGCCGCTAATATGACACCAGTCGACTTCGCCCCCTATATGATCTCCCATCTTTCTGGCGGCAGCTATAACGGCACATCTCTGCTCAAACCAGAAACTGTCCAGCTTATGCATGCCCAGCAATTCGCGGCTCATAAGCGCATGTATGGGATCGGCTACGGCTTTTTTAAAGGAGAGACGAAAAACGGCATTCCTACCCTATGGGCAAACGGTGGGATTGATGGCTTTATCTCGAAAATGGTGCTGCTTCCCTCAGAATCAATCGGCATCTTCGTTACGGTGAACGCCACGCATCCGGGCTTGGAGCTGCACAGCAATGTCGTGAACGCGTTTGCCGACAAGCTACTGACAGAGCAAGTCCGAAAGCCCCTAACTCCTGTTGATGGCACCATAGACGAAATGAAAAAGCTGGAGGGTCAGTATCTACTTACCCTGACGCCCGAGAATGGCTGGGGCAAAGGGCTTCGTCTGCTCAGTAGCTACCCTTACACAGTGAAGGCATTGGATGGGCAGACAATATCCGTAACTGGTTTATTCCAGAATGAAGGACAGCAATCCCTTGAGAAAAAGTTTGTGCAAGTAGACGAGCATTTCTTTCAAGAGATCGACGGTGAGGAACAGCTATATTTTCACGAGGAACAAGGGAAATTTTATATGACAGGACCGATGAACTTTTCGCTCCCTCGTATCTCCTTCATCGAAAGTCCACCTGTTCTCTTGGCTCTGTATGTGATTCCTGGAACCATGTTCATCCTTCTTTCGCTCGTCTGGATCGCTCGTTTCGGGCTACGCAAATGGCGCAAACAATCGCACGCTATTTCGAAGATCGTTCCGATTATGGCTCTGCTTCATAGCTTGTTTTTTATCATCCAATTCACCTATGCAAACGCAGAGCTTGTCTATGGCTACCCGGCATTCTACCAAGTCGTTGTCGCATCCCTGCCGATTGTTTCGTTGGCCGCCGCTGCTTATTTGCTCCTGCGAATTGGAACAGCCAAGGAACGGGATCGCTGGAAGGTAGCGAATAGCGCAGCAGCGTTACTCTCCATCCTGTATACTGGCTATTTATTTTACTGGAACTTTCTTTCGATTCATTACTCATAG
- a CDS encoding NADPH-dependent FMN reductase, with product MSTSSLTIGIILGSSRPGRVSPQVGAWLKGVADQRGDAAYEIVDIADFHLPFFGDPSGEQQVAAWAAKLSSLDGFVFVTAEYNHSITGVLKNALDLARKEWYNKAAGIVSYGSSGGTRAAEHLRGILGELQVADVRTQPAFNLFKDFENYTVFKPSELHTPHVNDMLNQVISWSIALKSVRD from the coding sequence ATGAGTACTTCAAGCTTAACAATCGGGATTATTCTGGGCAGCTCTCGCCCAGGCCGAGTCAGTCCCCAAGTAGGTGCGTGGCTCAAAGGAGTTGCCGATCAACGAGGAGATGCAGCGTATGAAATCGTTGATATTGCGGACTTTCACTTACCGTTCTTTGGCGATCCAAGTGGTGAGCAACAAGTAGCCGCATGGGCGGCAAAGCTATCCAGCCTAGATGGATTTGTATTCGTTACCGCCGAATACAACCACAGCATCACAGGGGTATTAAAAAACGCACTCGACCTCGCCCGCAAGGAATGGTACAACAAGGCGGCTGGTATCGTCAGCTACGGTTCATCAGGCGGAACTCGTGCAGCTGAGCACTTACGGGGAATCCTGGGAGAATTACAGGTTGCCGACGTCCGTACACAACCTGCCTTCAATCTTTTTAAGGATTTTGAAAATTACACTGTTTTTAAACCATCGGAATTGCACACCCCACATGTAAACGACATGTTAAATCAAGTGATTAGTTGGTCAATAGCATTAAAATCGGTTCGGGACTAA
- a CDS encoding ABC transporter permease encodes MNLLESFRTALEGIGTNKLRATLTMSGIIIGIMSVIAVITLGNGSQQAYTDQLEKLGATNFSVTIWWGQGSKITDLTVEDAYALPQQSPYIEEAVPFLDLFGTIRGPKKGKDAYIQGTNEDLLKVQPNLKIVAGRYFTAKEVREGKPVIVLTEKLAAGLFGREDPIGKRLTYQTASVIVIGVVREAKLMIDAGRSEGAYVPITFLHNMDGLKYVQTITVKAKSKETMEAAKRQTEKYLNRRHDRENYYQIDSIENALGEMDSFSGTLTTIFSVAAGIALFVGGIGVMNIMLVSVTERTREIGIRKALGARYGDIMLQFLIESMIVCLIGGTIGVLLGIGTAMFASQYVDVPPLLSWESIVIAFGFSSAIGIFFGLYPAHKAARLNPIDALRYE; translated from the coding sequence GTGAATTTACTCGAAAGCTTTCGTACGGCTCTGGAAGGGATTGGGACAAATAAGCTCCGAGCTACCTTGACGATGTCTGGGATCATCATCGGAATCATGTCTGTTATTGCTGTGATTACACTAGGAAACGGCAGTCAGCAGGCCTATACCGATCAGTTGGAGAAGCTGGGTGCTACTAATTTCAGTGTTACTATTTGGTGGGGCCAAGGAAGTAAGATTACTGATTTGACAGTGGAGGATGCTTATGCACTTCCCCAACAATCGCCCTACATTGAAGAGGCCGTGCCGTTCTTAGATCTTTTTGGAACGATTCGAGGCCCGAAAAAGGGGAAGGACGCATATATACAAGGAACAAATGAGGATCTGTTAAAGGTTCAACCCAACTTGAAAATTGTTGCAGGCAGATATTTTACTGCGAAGGAAGTAAGAGAGGGGAAGCCGGTTATCGTTTTAACCGAAAAGCTAGCGGCAGGGCTTTTCGGACGTGAAGACCCGATTGGCAAGCGTTTGACTTACCAAACAGCATCAGTCATCGTTATTGGCGTGGTAAGGGAAGCCAAGCTGATGATTGACGCTGGTCGATCCGAGGGTGCCTATGTGCCGATTACCTTTCTGCACAATATGGACGGGCTCAAATACGTTCAAACGATAACCGTAAAAGCCAAGTCGAAGGAAACAATGGAAGCAGCCAAGAGGCAGACAGAGAAATACTTAAACCGCAGGCACGATCGCGAAAACTATTACCAAATCGATAGTATCGAGAACGCACTGGGGGAGATGGATTCCTTTTCCGGTACGCTCACCACGATTTTTAGTGTCGCAGCCGGGATTGCGCTGTTTGTCGGTGGGATTGGCGTCATGAACATCATGCTCGTATCCGTCACGGAGCGGACGCGGGAAATCGGCATTCGCAAAGCGTTAGGGGCGCGTTACGGAGATATTATGCTGCAGTTTTTGATCGAGTCGATGATCGTCTGCCTGATTGGTGGAACGATTGGCGTGCTGCTCGGCATCGGGACAGCCATGTTTGCCTCGCAATATGTCGATGTGCCGCCGTTATTATCGTGGGAAAGTATCGTAATCGCTTTTGGGTTTTCCAGTGCCATCGGTATTTTCTTTGGGCTCTATCCGGCTCATAAGGCGGCGAGGCTCAATCCGATTGACGCGTTGCGATATGAGTGA
- a CDS encoding ABC transporter ATP-binding protein, whose amino-acid sequence MLNIEGLTKQYKTDELELFALQNINIHVAQGEFVAIVGPSGSGKSTFMNMLGCLDRPTTGTYVLDGIDVTKLKDSGLAQVRNQKIGFVFQSFHLLPRATSLRNVELPMMYAGVGMTERKKRAKAALQRVGLAQRMDHKPTQLSGGQRQRVAIARALVNQPAILLADEPTGNLDSRSSIEIMAIFQELHAQGVTILLVTHEADIAQHAERVITFRDGHIIRDERVENRLFATPSEEVILT is encoded by the coding sequence ATGCTGAACATTGAGGGGTTAACCAAACAGTACAAGACGGATGAGCTGGAGCTGTTCGCTTTGCAAAATATCAATATCCACGTGGCTCAAGGTGAATTCGTGGCGATCGTGGGACCTTCTGGTTCCGGAAAATCGACGTTTATGAACATGCTGGGTTGTCTGGATCGGCCAACCACGGGCACGTATGTCTTGGATGGGATTGATGTTACGAAGTTGAAGGATAGTGGGCTGGCGCAGGTACGCAATCAAAAAATCGGTTTTGTCTTTCAATCGTTTCATCTGTTGCCACGTGCTACTTCGCTGCGAAACGTAGAGTTGCCGATGATGTATGCGGGCGTCGGCATGACAGAGCGCAAAAAAAGAGCGAAAGCGGCGTTGCAGCGTGTCGGACTTGCCCAGCGGATGGATCATAAACCAACGCAGCTGTCCGGTGGTCAAAGACAGCGGGTAGCCATTGCCAGAGCTTTGGTCAACCAGCCTGCGATTTTACTTGCTGACGAGCCGACAGGGAATCTGGACAGTCGTTCCAGCATTGAGATCATGGCGATTTTTCAGGAGTTGCATGCGCAAGGGGTAACGATTCTGCTCGTCACGCACGAGGCGGATATCGCTCAGCATGCCGAGCGCGTCATTACGTTTCGAGATGGTCATATCATCCGAGATGAGCGAGTGGAGAATCGTTTGTTTGCTACTCCGTCCGAGGAGGTGATCCTCACGTGA
- a CDS encoding efflux RND transporter periplasmic adaptor subunit — translation MKKRLWIWLGVGVLAAGLGGYAASSGEKKSGVPVTLSTVVTADLESTILTSGMVKVRNEHTLFANYAGELRNFSIKEGDKVTKGQVIGNIDMSDVSNEIMDIEAQITIQEANIARLSKGVEPEEVTKMQEQLSQHEREYQTALKDYQRTQSLFTAGVSTQQAVEEAKQKLQTAESRVKVAKQDLLLKQKGPDKAEIRSYEAQIQKLNLEKAKYEKQRVQSSIVSPIDGTVLSMKVKQGKYLSKGEEILTVGDTNDVMVEAAVGETDLRKIKIGQDAVVSGISLGGEQLQGKVSRISPMAVTSKEPGGESTGVPVAVHLNETREYLKPGFHVDVNIVLQKAANAMQVPIEAVVTDQDGSSFVWVAENGKAKKKKVTTGIESELFIQIESGLDGSEELVANPPETLQENEVIFQASPEEFAE, via the coding sequence ATGAAAAAACGTTTGTGGATCTGGCTGGGGGTAGGCGTACTTGCCGCTGGGCTTGGCGGCTATGCGGCTTCTTCGGGCGAAAAGAAGAGTGGCGTTCCTGTCACGTTATCAACGGTGGTAACGGCCGACTTGGAAAGTACGATTTTGACGTCGGGAATGGTCAAAGTACGAAATGAACATACATTGTTCGCCAACTATGCAGGCGAACTGCGGAATTTCTCCATCAAGGAGGGAGACAAAGTAACGAAAGGACAGGTGATCGGCAATATCGACATGTCCGATGTCAGCAATGAAATCATGGATATCGAGGCGCAAATCACCATTCAGGAAGCGAATATCGCAAGGCTCTCCAAAGGTGTGGAACCCGAGGAAGTCACGAAAATGCAGGAGCAGCTTTCCCAGCATGAACGGGAATACCAAACGGCATTAAAAGATTACCAGCGAACGCAATCGCTGTTTACCGCAGGCGTGTCTACCCAACAGGCTGTAGAGGAGGCGAAGCAAAAGCTACAGACCGCGGAATCAAGAGTAAAGGTCGCGAAGCAAGACTTACTTTTGAAGCAAAAAGGGCCAGACAAGGCAGAGATTCGCTCCTACGAGGCACAAATTCAAAAGCTGAATTTGGAAAAAGCAAAATATGAAAAGCAACGTGTGCAAAGCAGTATCGTGTCTCCGATTGACGGGACGGTGCTCTCCATGAAGGTGAAACAAGGGAAGTACCTAAGTAAAGGCGAGGAAATTCTCACGGTTGGAGATACCAATGATGTTATGGTCGAAGCAGCAGTCGGAGAAACTGACTTGCGTAAAATCAAAATCGGACAGGATGCGGTGGTCTCAGGCATTTCCTTAGGCGGAGAACAGTTGCAAGGTAAGGTGTCGCGCATATCCCCTATGGCTGTAACCAGCAAAGAGCCGGGTGGAGAGAGTACGGGAGTGCCGGTCGCTGTCCATCTAAATGAGACGAGGGAGTATTTGAAGCCAGGTTTTCACGTGGATGTGAACATCGTCCTGCAAAAAGCAGCAAACGCCATGCAAGTCCCCATTGAGGCAGTCGTGACGGATCAAGATGGATCTTCTTTTGTCTGGGTAGCGGAAAATGGCAAGGCCAAGAAGAAAAAAGTGACGACTGGAATTGAAAGTGAATTGTTTATCCAAATTGAAAGCGGATTGGATGGCAGTGAAGAATTGGTAGCGAATCCACCGGAAACCTTGCAAGAAAATGAAGTGATCTTCCAAGCATCTCCCGAAGAGTTTGCGGAGTAA
- a CDS encoding sensor histidine kinase yields MDSMIRSFRFQMVKLLGISLLLSGSVTYVIFKALQFYYRSQVKMESILAPIRHFMREIGDIYFFLIIFVPLAILFFFLLTKRYAVYFQEISRGIHHLANGDFTHHVQIPSNDEFGDIAKDINLAGEKLQEAVQRGDFAESSKDQLVLNLAHDLRTPLTSVLGYLDIILRNEQLTVEQARHYTNIAFTKSQRLEKLIDELFEITRMNYGMLTIQQNLIDLSELLMQLNEELYPSLEKNQLETRMNVASRLTVCGDGELLARVFENIMTNAIRYGHDGQFVDINGFLAGDEVVVQIINYGHEIPPEDLPHLFEVFYTGDKARSHQNGSTGLGLFIAKNIVERHEGTISAQSNLIRTVFEIRLPYEQTPSL; encoded by the coding sequence ATGGATAGCATGATACGAAGCTTTCGGTTCCAAATGGTCAAGCTATTGGGCATAAGTTTGCTTCTATCTGGTTCGGTTACCTATGTGATCTTTAAAGCGCTACAGTTTTACTATCGATCACAGGTGAAAATGGAAAGCATTTTAGCGCCGATTCGTCATTTTATGCGAGAAATAGGGGACATTTACTTCTTTCTGATTATTTTTGTTCCACTCGCCATACTGTTTTTCTTCTTGCTAACCAAACGCTATGCCGTCTACTTTCAGGAGATTTCAAGAGGAATTCATCATCTTGCAAACGGCGACTTTACCCATCATGTTCAAATACCGTCAAACGATGAATTTGGAGATATTGCCAAGGACATCAATCTGGCGGGTGAAAAATTGCAGGAAGCCGTACAAAGAGGAGATTTTGCCGAAAGCAGCAAGGATCAGTTGGTTTTAAACCTGGCGCATGACCTGCGGACGCCACTGACTTCTGTTTTAGGGTATTTGGACATCATTTTGCGGAACGAGCAGTTAACGGTGGAACAAGCCCGACATTACACGAATATTGCTTTTACCAAGTCGCAGCGTTTGGAAAAGCTGATTGATGAGCTCTTCGAAATTACGAGAATGAACTACGGCATGCTCACCATCCAACAGAACCTGATTGACCTGAGTGAACTGCTCATGCAGTTAAACGAAGAGCTATATCCTTCCTTGGAGAAAAATCAGTTGGAAACGAGAATGAATGTGGCCTCACGATTGACGGTTTGCGGGGATGGCGAGCTCTTGGCACGCGTTTTCGAGAACATCATGACAAATGCCATCCGTTACGGGCACGATGGTCAGTTTGTTGATATCAACGGTTTTCTTGCGGGTGACGAGGTCGTTGTGCAGATTATCAATTATGGTCACGAGATTCCCCCGGAAGATCTGCCGCATCTTTTCGAGGTGTTTTATACAGGTGACAAGGCCCGAAGCCATCAAAACGGAAGTACAGGTCTCGGGCTATTTATCGCCAAAAATATCGTCGAGCGCCACGAAGGGACGATTTCTGCGCAGAGCAATTTGATCCGCACCGTTTTTGAAATACGCTTACCTTACGAACAGACTCCCTCACTTTAA
- a CDS encoding response regulator transcription factor: MKHVTILIADDEAEIAELVALHVKKEGYHTIIAADGKEALQAVQTHSIDLAILDIMMPGLDGYEVTRLIREQHNMPIIFLSAKTSDLDKISGLVMGADDYMTKPFNPMELVARVNAQLRRFKQLNQPAVAVASNKVVEAGGLIIYPEQRTVSLYGETIELTPKEFDILYLLASYPKKVFSADNIFQQVWGEAYYEGCNTVMVHIRTLRKKLGEEKTKNKWIKTVWGVGYSFHG, encoded by the coding sequence ATGAAGCATGTCACCATATTGATCGCCGACGATGAAGCGGAGATTGCGGAGCTCGTTGCCTTGCATGTGAAAAAAGAAGGTTACCACACAATTATTGCAGCGGATGGAAAGGAAGCCCTCCAAGCTGTGCAGACGCATTCGATTGATTTGGCGATTCTCGATATTATGATGCCTGGGCTGGATGGCTATGAGGTCACCCGTCTCATTCGCGAACAGCACAATATGCCGATTATCTTTTTGAGTGCCAAGACGTCTGATCTGGATAAAATTTCGGGATTGGTGATGGGCGCAGATGATTATATGACCAAGCCATTCAACCCAATGGAATTGGTCGCTCGTGTGAATGCCCAGCTGCGACGCTTTAAGCAGCTGAACCAACCGGCAGTAGCAGTAGCGAGTAACAAGGTGGTAGAGGCAGGTGGACTTATCATTTATCCAGAGCAGCGAACCGTGAGCCTGTACGGAGAAACGATTGAGTTAACGCCAAAAGAGTTTGATATTCTCTACCTGCTGGCCAGCTATCCAAAGAAGGTGTTTAGCGCGGATAATATTTTCCAGCAGGTGTGGGGCGAAGCGTACTATGAAGGCTGCAATACAGTCATGGTGCACATTCGCACCTTGCGAAAGAAGCTGGGAGAAGAAAAAACCAAAAACAAGTGGATCAAAACGGTCTGGGGCGTCGGGTATTCATTCCATGGATAG
- a CDS encoding transporter substrate-binding domain-containing protein, producing the protein MRKLMLAVVSGLLALTVSACGTGTDQAASTSGQSGAKKYVFGTDATYPPFEFEKDGKYVGIDIDLINAIAKEEGFEVEIKPMDFKGIIPAVQAKQLDGAIAGISINDKRKEILDFSEPYYQAGLSLVVREDNTTINGEADLAGKTIAIKKGTTGATFADELGKKYGATVKYFDDSPSMFQEVQNGNADVTIEDYPVISYKITVDPASKLKIVGDRLNGDHYGIAVLKGNKELQDKLNSGLKKLKENGKYDEIINTYLSTKK; encoded by the coding sequence ATGAGAAAACTAATGCTTGCTGTGGTTTCTGGTTTGTTGGCACTTACGGTAAGTGCGTGTGGCACTGGCACAGATCAGGCTGCCTCAACATCTGGGCAATCCGGTGCAAAAAAGTACGTGTTTGGTACAGATGCAACATACCCTCCCTTTGAATTTGAAAAAGACGGAAAATACGTGGGAATTGACATCGATCTGATCAATGCGATCGCTAAAGAAGAAGGCTTTGAGGTAGAAATTAAGCCGATGGACTTCAAAGGAATCATTCCAGCTGTTCAAGCGAAGCAATTGGACGGTGCCATTGCGGGGATCAGCATCAATGATAAGCGCAAAGAAATTTTGGATTTCTCTGAACCTTACTATCAAGCAGGTCTTTCCCTGGTCGTACGTGAGGACAACACAACGATCAATGGAGAGGCAGATTTGGCTGGCAAAACGATTGCGATCAAAAAAGGCACGACTGGCGCGACCTTTGCTGATGAGCTCGGTAAAAAGTACGGAGCGACTGTCAAATACTTCGACGATAGCCCTTCCATGTTCCAAGAGGTTCAAAACGGCAACGCAGATGTAACCATCGAGGACTATCCGGTCATCTCTTATAAAATTACGGTAGACCCTGCTTCCAAGCTGAAAATTGTAGGTGATCGTCTCAATGGTGACCACTACGGCATCGCGGTTTTAAAAGGGAACAAAGAGCTGCAGGACAAACTCAACTCCGGTCTGAAGAAGCTGAAAGAGAACGGGAAATACGACGAAATCATCAACACATACTTGAGCACGAAAAAGTAA
- a CDS encoding amino acid ABC transporter permease — MSSSWDVIVDALPVLAQGSVVTLKITVISLFFALLIGLLFGLMSTSRSKILRGIATAYVDFLRGTPLLVQIFFIYFGLPPVLDIKIPETTAGILALSLNAGAYLAEIFRGGILSIDKGQMEAARSLGLSHGKAMRLVILPQAVRRMIPAFVNQFIVTLKDTSLLTVIGIRELMNSGEIIISSNFRSFEIWAVVAVFYFLMIYILSLLSRSLERRYAK, encoded by the coding sequence ATGAGCAGTAGTTGGGATGTCATTGTCGATGCTCTTCCTGTCTTGGCCCAAGGCTCTGTGGTCACGTTAAAAATAACGGTCATTTCCCTGTTTTTCGCTCTCTTAATCGGATTGCTTTTTGGGTTAATGAGCACCAGCCGCTCCAAAATACTCCGCGGTATTGCAACCGCTTACGTTGACTTTCTCCGCGGCACACCGCTGTTGGTTCAAATCTTCTTTATTTATTTTGGTTTGCCGCCTGTCCTTGATATCAAAATTCCAGAGACAACCGCAGGTATTCTTGCGCTCAGCCTCAATGCCGGAGCGTACCTGGCTGAAATTTTTCGCGGAGGGATTCTCTCCATCGATAAAGGACAGATGGAAGCTGCTCGTTCCCTGGGACTCTCGCACGGAAAAGCCATGCGCCTGGTTATCTTGCCACAGGCTGTTCGCCGTATGATTCCTGCTTTCGTCAACCAATTCATCGTGACGCTAAAAGACACCTCGCTCTTAACGGTCATCGGTATCCGAGAGCTGATGAACAGTGGCGAGATTATCATTTCTAGCAACTTTCGCTCATTCGAAATTTGGGCTGTAGTAGCGGTCTTCTATTTCCTGATGATTTACATCCTCAGTCTGCTGTCCCGTTCCCTTGAGAGGAGGTACGCGAAATGA
- a CDS encoding amino acid ABC transporter ATP-binding protein gives MIHVENLKKSFGSLEVLKDISTTIQEREVVCVIGPSGSGKSTFLRCLNQLEEVTSGKITIEGMEVTSPKVDINKLRERVGMVFQRFNLFPHLTVLENIMLAPKHVKNSERQQNEQKALQLLKKVDLADKRDVYPDRLSGGQQQRVAITRALAMDPHIMLFDEPTSALDPEMVGEVLQVMKDLAKEGMTMVVVTHEMGFAREVADRVIFMDGGYIVEEGTPAELFDNPQHERTKAFLSKVL, from the coding sequence ATGATTCATGTAGAGAATTTGAAAAAGAGCTTTGGCTCGTTGGAGGTCTTAAAAGACATCTCAACTACTATTCAAGAGCGTGAAGTTGTCTGTGTCATTGGTCCCTCCGGCTCGGGAAAAAGTACGTTTCTGCGCTGTCTGAACCAGTTGGAAGAAGTAACGTCTGGCAAAATCACCATTGAGGGCATGGAGGTTACTTCCCCCAAAGTGGACATTAACAAGCTGCGGGAGCGTGTCGGCATGGTGTTTCAGCGGTTCAATCTCTTCCCGCATCTCACTGTTTTGGAAAACATCATGCTAGCGCCCAAGCATGTCAAAAATTCAGAGCGCCAGCAAAATGAACAAAAGGCGCTGCAACTCCTCAAAAAAGTAGATTTGGCGGACAAGCGAGACGTGTACCCCGATCGGTTGTCTGGTGGTCAACAGCAACGCGTAGCCATTACTCGTGCGCTCGCCATGGACCCTCACATCATGCTGTTCGACGAGCCTACCTCTGCACTCGACCCGGAAATGGTCGGAGAGGTTCTTCAGGTGATGAAGGATTTGGCCAAAGAAGGAATGACGATGGTCGTGGTTACGCATGAGATGGGCTTTGCCCGTGAAGTAGCTGATCGCGTGATTTTCATGGATGGCGGATATATCGTAGAAGAAGGCACACCAGCCGAGCTTTTTGACAATCCCCAGCATGAGAGAACCAAGGCGTTTCTCAGTAAAGTGCTGTAG